A genome region from Halobacterium hubeiense includes the following:
- a CDS encoding ABC transporter substrate-binding protein: MVDNDKHGDGIDRRTYLGGLAAAAAAGTAGCLGGGGDDSDGGGGGGGSSQALEVLHGWTGGDGSDAVDALTEAFNEAYPDLDSNIKAVGGQGNVELNTTVLRRLTNANPMGSFANWPGKNLERYRGSLMDHEDVWEEAGYKESMQDRVVELCTFNDKMPAVPIGSHRMNNLFYNTAAFEEAGIDPANLESVPDFVDALETIGSETDYTPFAHGMQAPFLGLQTWAQILTSQSGVEAYENFIAGDGDRAAVIDALETLQEIQENYITEDASSIGYTQAAQKLIADEAACIHGGNWLYGMFRADDEFNFGEEWDWVPFPGTEGLYFYHVDAFVTPSNNPTPEKTRTWQEFVGTKEAQIAFNNLKGSVPLRTDIDPSELSDFLAMTYEDLTSSDAYPPTIAHGLAVEPEAMNACKSAIGNNFMGPYDAEAAADGLLEAVSGGSS; this comes from the coding sequence ATGGTTGATAACGACAAACACGGTGATGGAATCGACAGACGAACATATCTCGGCGGGCTGGCGGCCGCAGCCGCAGCAGGAACCGCCGGCTGCCTCGGCGGCGGGGGCGACGACTCCGACGGCGGCGGCGGCGGTGGCGGAAGTTCGCAGGCGTTGGAAGTGCTCCACGGCTGGACCGGGGGGGACGGCTCGGACGCCGTCGACGCACTCACAGAAGCGTTCAACGAGGCCTACCCGGACCTCGACTCGAACATCAAGGCCGTCGGCGGACAGGGGAACGTCGAACTGAACACCACCGTCCTCAGGCGGTTGACCAACGCCAACCCCATGGGGTCGTTCGCCAACTGGCCGGGGAAGAACCTCGAACGGTACCGAGGCAGCCTGATGGACCACGAGGACGTCTGGGAGGAGGCGGGCTACAAGGAGAGCATGCAGGACCGCGTCGTGGAACTCTGCACGTTCAACGACAAGATGCCCGCCGTCCCCATCGGCTCCCACCGGATGAACAACCTGTTCTACAACACCGCGGCGTTCGAGGAAGCCGGCATCGACCCCGCGAACCTCGAGAGCGTTCCCGACTTCGTCGACGCGCTCGAAACCATCGGCTCGGAGACCGACTACACGCCGTTCGCGCACGGGATGCAGGCGCCGTTCCTCGGCCTCCAGACGTGGGCGCAGATTCTCACGAGTCAGAGCGGCGTCGAGGCGTACGAGAACTTCATCGCCGGAGACGGCGACCGCGCCGCCGTCATCGACGCGCTCGAAACCCTCCAAGAGATTCAGGAGAACTACATCACCGAGGACGCGTCCTCTATCGGGTACACGCAGGCCGCACAGAAGCTCATCGCGGACGAAGCGGCGTGCATCCACGGCGGCAACTGGCTGTACGGGATGTTCCGCGCCGACGACGAGTTCAACTTCGGCGAGGAGTGGGACTGGGTGCCGTTCCCCGGCACGGAAGGGCTGTACTTCTACCACGTGGACGCGTTCGTCACGCCGAGCAACAACCCGACGCCCGAGAAGACGAGGACGTGGCAGGAGTTCGTCGGCACGAAGGAAGCCCAGATCGCGTTCAACAACCTCAAGGGCTCGGTGCCGCTGCGGACCGACATCGACCCGAGCGAGTTGAGCGACTTCCTCGCGATGACCTACGAGGACCTCACGAGTTCGGACGCGTATCCGCCGACAATCGCCCACGGGCTCGCAGTCGAACCCGAGGCGATGAACGCCTGCAAGAGCGCCATCGGGAACAACTTCATGGGGCCGTACGACGCGGAAGCCGCTGCTGACGGCTTGCTCGAAGCCGTCTCCGGGGGTTCGAGCTAA